Part of the Cohnella candidum genome, CGTCGCTTCCAAAATTGCGGACAGGGCGGGGATTACGCGGTCCGTCATCGTGAACGCGCTCCGCAAACTCGAAAGCGCCGGCGTCATCGAAACGCGTTCGCTCGGCATGAAGGGGACGTACATCCGGATCTTGAATTCCCAACTGCTGGACGAAATCGAGCGGAAGAAAAATTAAGACCCTAACACTTTTCTAACAAACGAAAGCCCTGATCTTATCCAAGATTAGGGCTTTTTTCTTATTGTTTTAGGGGCATGTCTCAGAGATGATAGTTTTTGTAATTATATCGGCAACATTCCTCATTTTTTTAATAAAAAATGAAACTCCTGTCGAAATCAGCAGGAATTTGACCGATCGGCGTTGAAATATAGGGAGATATCCATGAACTTTTTCTCATTTTCAGTACGGAAGGATGGCCATCCCGAATGGATCTCTTGAGCGGTGCTTCGTTTCAGCGTCTGGAAGGCGCGATCCATGCCGCATCCATGCGACAGCAAGTTTTAGCCAACAACATCGCCAACGTGGATACCCCGAATTTTAAAAGATCCGACGTCGTTTTCGAAGAGATGCTCTCCAAAGCCATGGGGGCCGGCGGACAGTCGACTTTGTCTCTCAAAACGACGGACGCCCGTCACCTCTCGAACGGAGGGACTTCTTCCAATCCGGCGCCGACGGTCGTCACCGATAAGAACAGCGTATACAACAATAACCGCAACAACGTGGACATCGACAAAGAGATGTCGCTCGTCGCGGAGAATCAATTAAGATATAACCTATTTATCCAGCAAGTGAATCACGACGTGAAAATGATGCGGACAGGCATCGACGGGAGGGCGTAACGGATGAGGCTTTCGGGATTCGATATCAGCGCTTCGGCTTTGACCACCCAACGGCTTCGCATGGACGTCATTTCGGCCAACATCGCGAACGCCGAGACGACCCGGGCCGAATACGTCAACGGGAAATTCGTCCCTTACCGCCGCAAGGAAGTCGTCGTCGCTCCAGTCCAAACCAAATTCGGCAGCCTGCTCGACGAGAAATTGAATGCCGCGGGGGCGCAGGGCGTGCAAGTCACGGCGATCAAAGAAGATTCCACGCCGTTCAAGCAAGTCTACAACCCGACCCATCCGGACGCCGACGCGAACGGCATGGTCAGCATGCCGAACGTGGACGTTCTGAAGGAAATGGTCGACATGATCTCGGCCACGCGTTCGTACGAAGCGAACGTTACGGCTCTGAACGCGAGCAAGGCTATGTTCACCAAGTCACTCGAAATCGGACGTTAATCCGCCGAAGCAGACTGACCGCATTGTAAAAGATACCGAAATGGTGGGATTCCCATGATTCAAAATATGCTTTTAACTCCGATTACGCCGATTACTTCGGCAGCCTTGCAGCAGACGACGGCCGCCAAGGCAACGCCCGCCGAAGCGACCGACAGCTTCGCGTCTTTCCTCAAAACCGCGCTCGACGGGGTGGCCGCCCAGGAGCAGAACGTACATAAGGTCACCGACCAATTCATCGTCGGGCAAGCCGACATCAACGACGTCATGATCGCTTCCTCCAAAGCCGAACTGAGTCTGTCCCTAACCTCGCAAGTTCGCAACAAAGTCATCGAGGCTTACCAGGAAATCATGCGGACGCAGATGTAATCGGGGCGTTTTCCTAGCAACAACCCGCAGCCGGCGATCCCGAACCGTCGGGATCCGGCTGCGTTATCCGCAGGTGAGGTGACAACGTGAACGAGAGATGGGCACAGGTTCGCGAGAGGCTGATGAGCTTCTGGAACCAGTACAGCAAGACGCAGAAATGGGTGCTCGCCTCGACGGCCGTTTTTTTGCTGCTTGCCGTCATTCTATTGACTTCATGGCTGACCCGCACGCAATACGAGGTCGCCTTTCAAAATTTGGACAGCACGGATGCCGCCGCCATCATGCAGTATTTGGACGGTCAAGGGATTTCGTATAAGCTGAGCGCCGACGGATCGAGCATTTCGGTGCCGAGCGCGTCTGCCGCTCGAGCGAGGGTGGACGTAGGGTCCCAGGGGCTGTTGGTGAACGGTTCGATCGGGTTCAAGGAATTGAGTGAGTCGAGCTCGTCCATCGGGACGACCCAGGAAGAATTCCAGGTCAAGCTGCGCAATGCGCTGAACGGGGAAGTGCAGCAATTGCTGCAAAGCAAGCAGGGCGTTCAGCGGGCTAAGGTCCTGATCAATCTGCCTCAGGAGACGGTTTTCGCGAGCGACGAAGACAAAGAGAAGGCAAGCGCTTCCGTCGTCCTGACGTTCAAACCCGGCTTCCGACCGAAGCAGGAGGAAGTCGACAGTTACTTCAATCTCGTGAAAACGGCCGTACCGAACCTCAGCATGGACGGCATCACGATCGCGAGTACGACGGCGGGCGAACTGGAGCCTTCGGACAAGGTCGGCGGTTCCTCTTCTTCCTCCGGCGCCGTGCAATCCCAGTTCGAATTGACGCACCAATTCGAGAACGAAGTGAAAAAGAACATCCAGCAGTTCCTGATTCCGATGGTCGGCATGGATAATATGGTCATCAGCGTCGTGTCGACGTTGAACTTCGACAAGAAGTCGACCGAAGCCAATACGGTCGTGCCGCTTCCGAACAACGACAACAACGGGATCGTCATCAGCAAGGAATCGACGACCGAATCCTCCACCGGCACAGACGGTTCGGCGGGCGGAGTCGCGGGAACGGGACAAACCGACGTCACCAACTTCCCGGGCGGTTCGTCCTCCTCTACCAGTACATCGGAATCCACGCACGATATTGTGAATTACGAACCGAGCCGCGTGAAGGATCTCATCGAGTCGGCTCCTTACAAAGTAAAGGACGTTTCGATCAACGTCGGGATCGATTCCACGCAGATGACGCCGGAAAAGACCGCGGCGATCCAGCAGATGCTGGTCGGCAGCGTACGTACGCTGCTCGCGGAATCGGGCCAGACTTTGAACGACCAAGATTTGGCCAAACGTGTGTCCGTCATCTCGCAGACGTTTAACGCGAATGCGGCGCAATCGTCCGGTTTAACGGTTTCGGCTTACTGGCTGGCGGGTCTCGGCGTGCTGGCAGCCGCGCTGCTCGGCGGAGGCGGTTACTACGTTTACCGCCGCCGGAAAGCGGCACGGGAAGCAGCCGAGCTGGCCGCCGCGGAAGTGCCGCGCGTGGAGCTGCCGACGATCGATATCGACAACGTTTCGAACGAGAGCCAGGTTCGCAAGCAGCTTGAAAATCTGGCTAAGAGAAAACCGGAGGAGTTCGTCAACTTGCTCCGGACTTGGCTGGTGGATGAATAGGGGTGGCAGCACAAATGGCGAAATCAGGAATCCAACTTTCCGGCCGGCAGAAAGCGGCCATCCTGCTCATCACGCTGGGACCGGAAGTTTCCGCCAACGTCTTCAAGCAACTGCGGGACGAGGAGATCGAGCAGCTCACGCTTGAGATCGCCAACGTTCGCAAGGTGGACAGCGTAGAAAAGGAAAACATCCTGTCCGAGTTCCATCAAATTTGCATCGCGCAGGAATATATCTCCCAGGGCGGGATTACATACGCCAAAGAAATTTTGGAAAAGGCGCTCGGTTCGGGCAGGGCTTCGGATATCCTGAACCGGCTGACCGCGACGCTGCAGGTAAGGCCGTTCGACTTCGCCCGCAAAGCGGAACCGCAGCAAATCCTGAACTTCATCCAGAACGAGAACTCCCAGACGATCGCGCTCGTGCTTTCCTACTTGCAGCCGGAGCAATCGTCGGCGGTGCTCTCCTCGCTTCCGCAAGACAAGCAGGCGGACGTCGCCCGCCGGATCGCGCTGATGGACAGCACTTCGCCGGAAGTCATCGCGCAGGTTGAACGGGTGCTCGAACAGAAGCTGTCGGCGACGGTCACGCAGGATTACACGAACGCGGGCGGCATCGAAGCGATCGTGCAGATCCTGAACGGGGTCGACCGCGGAACGGAGAGGACGATTCTCGATTCCCTCGAAATCCAGGATCCCGAGCTGGCGGAAGAGATCAAGAAGCGGATGTTCGTCTTCGAGGACATCGTCAACCTCGACAACCGTTCGATCCAGCGGATCATTCGCGACATCGAGAACGCCGACCTGCAGCTGGCGCTCAAGGTGGCCAGCGACGAAGTGCGGGAGGCGATCTTCCGCAACATGTCCAAACGCATGGCCGATACGTTCAAGGAAGAAATGGAATACATGGGTCCCGTTCGCTTGCGGGACGTCGAAGAAGCGCAAACCCGCATCGTAGGCACGATCCGCAGATTGGAAGAGTCGGGAGAGATCATCATCGCTCGCGGCGGAGGAGACGATATCATTGTCTAATCTGATCAAATCCGGACGGGTCGTGTCTGTGGACGACCTCAAGCAGCTGGAACTGATCCGCCATTTCATCCCCAAAACCCAAAATACTTCAGGTTCCGACGCGGAATTCGAAGGAAATGGGGGGCCCGATGTCGAAACTCAATCTTTGAAAGAACGCATTCTGGAAGACGCCGAAAAAACGGCCCAAGAGATGCTGAACCGGGCCCGCGAGGAAGCCGCCGAAATCCGGGCGGCTGCCGAGCGGGAAGTCGAATCCTGGTGGGAGTCCCGCCGGGATGAGGACGACTCCGTGACGGAACAAGCGCGCCAAGACGGTTACCGGGAAGGTTATGCCGCCGGAGCCGAACAGGCGGCGCGCGACCTGATGAACGAATGGGATGCCCGGTTGAACGAAGCCCGTCAAGTGGTCGAGCAAGCTTACGTGACGAAAGAACGAGTGATCGCGGAAGCCGAAACGTTCGTCGTCGATCTGAGTTGCGCGATCGCCGGAAAACTCGTCTCGGCCCACCTGGCCGAAGCGCCGGAGAAGGTCATCCGGTTGTTCGGCCAAGCGCTCGCGCGGCGGAAAGAGCAGGGAGTCATCACGTTATGCGTGGCTCCGTCCCAGTTCGATTTCGTCCAGGCGGCGAAGGACGAACTGACGTTATCTCTCGATTCGCAGGCTGAACTTCAGATCGTACCGGACTTGACCGTGGAGGAAGGCGGCTGCATCGTCCGTTCTTCCTTCGGAAGCATCGACGCGAGAGTGGACACGCAGCTCGCCGCGATCCGCGCGGAATTGCTGAGAGTAGCGGCGCACGCCGCGGAAGAGGGGATCTCCGATGGCGCTTCTTGACGTGTCCCGCTACGAAGAAGCGCTCGCGAACCTGGATCCGGTCCGCGTGAACGGCAAGGTGACGCAAGTCATCGGGCTCACCGTCGAATCCGAAGGGCCTGACGCGAGCGTCGGCGAAGTTTGCGCCATCCACCCGATGAAAGGCGGAACGCCGATTTTGGCCGAGGTCGTCGGGTTCCGCGACAATCGCCTGCTGCTCATGCCCTTGGGAGAGCTGCACGCCATCGGCCCCGGCTGCGACGTCGTCGCGACGGGACGGCCGCTCACGGTCCAGGTCGGATCGGAGCTGCTGGGCAAAGTGCTGGACGGACTCGGCCAGCCGCTCGACGGCTCCAAGCTGCCCGCCCGTATGCCGCATTACTCGACGCACCGGAAGCCCGGGAACCCGCTGGATCGCCCGCGCGTCACCGAGCCGCTGGGCACCGGGGTTCGCGCCATCGACGGTCTCCTGACCGTGGGGCAGGGGCAGCGGGTCGGCATTTTCGCCGGCTCCGGCGTCGGCAAGAGCACGCTCCTCGGCATGGTTGCCCGCAACACCGCGGCGGACGTGAACGTCATCGCGCTGATCGGGGAACGCGGCCGGGAAGTGCTCGAATTCGTCGAGAAAGATCTCGGACCTGAAGGCTTGGCGCGATCGGTCGTGATCGTCGCCACTTCGGACCAGCCCGCGCTGATCCGCATCAAGGGCGCTCTGATCGCCACGACGATCGCGGAATATTTCCGGGACAGAGGCCTGAACGTGATGTTGATGATGGACTCCGTCACGCGTTACGCGATGGCTCTCCGGGAAGTCGGGCTGGCGATCGGAGAGCCGCCGGCGACCCGGGGTTACACGCCTTCGGTGTTCGCCGCGCTGCCCAAGCTTCTCGAACGGGCGGGCACGGGGCCGACCGGCTCCATCACCGCGTTTTATACGGTACTGGTGGACGGGGACGACATGAACGAACCGATCGCCGACGCGGTGCGCGGCATCCTGGACGGCCATATCGTGCTCCACCGGAATCTTGCGAATAAGGGCCATTTCCCCGCCATCGACATTCTGGCCAGCATCAGCCGCGTCATGAACAACATCGTCGGGGAAGAACAGCGGAACGCATCCGAACAGTTGAAGAGATTGCTCTCCATCTATAGAGATTCGGAAGACTTGATCAATATCGGGGCGTACCAGAGAGGCTCCAACCCGGAAATCGATAAATCCATCCAGTTCATCGATTTGATCAATGCCTACACGCGCCAGAGAACCGACGAGAAATTGTCTCTCGACGAGGCGACGGAACGGCTGATTATCGATTTTTACAGGAGATGAGGATAGACGGCCATGCGGTTTCATTATCCTTTGCAGAAAATCGTGGACCTGAAGGGCAGCGAAAAGTCGATGGCGGAATGGGAATATGCCGCGTCTATCGGCCGGTTGAGAGAGGAAGAGGAGCGGCTCCGCGAGCTGCTTGCCGAACGGGCCGAGCTGGAAGAGCTTCTGTCGAACGCCGCCGTCTCCGGCGTCATGCTGGCGGAACTGGCTTCCCTGCAGCATTATCTCGACGTGCTGGAAGGCAGGATCCGCGGCCGGATGAGAGGCGTGGAAGCCGCTGAAGCCGGAGTCAGGCTGCAAAGAAGCAAGCTGGCCGAGAGATCGGTGGAAGAGAAGGTTTGGCTGAACGCACGCGACAAAGCCTATCAGCTCTATCGGAACGACTGGTTGACAAAACAGCAGAACGAGCTTGACGAGATGGCGATCGTCCGCGCCGCGTCCGCTCGGGGCTGACGAACGAAACGTTAGGAAAGGAGGAGGAATCGTGGCCGACGCCAATACGGAAAAAAGCAACTACAGCGGCTTCGAGCGTTTTCTCTTTTTTCTGACGCCGATTCTCTTCACGGCAGTGCTGCTGGGCATGCTGCTGCTCCTGTTCAATACGGAGTGGAGAAACAAGGCGCTGGAGATCGGAAACAAAGTCCCCGTGCTGAAAGCGGTGCTTCCGGATCCTGCATCCTCGGCGCCGCCGACCGGCACGGACGCGGACATCACCGTCAACAACGCGAAACAGAAAGTGGATGAGCTGCAAGCGCTGCTGGCCGACCGGGAAGCCTCCTTGAAGAAAGCGACGCAGGAGACGACCGACCAGAAGAAAGAGATCGAGAGCCTGAAAGCCCAAGTCGAGCAGCTGACCCAAGACAAACAGCAGCAGACGTTGTCGGACGACGAATACGCGGCGCGAATCAAATCGCTCGCCGGCGTGTACGCCAAGATGACGCCGAGCAAAGCCGCGCCGATCCTGGAAAGCATGACGGTCGAAGAAACGTCGTTGATTCTCGGCGCGATGGCGGATACCGAACGGACCCGCGTGCTGGAGAAAATGACGCCGCAGAAAGCCGCCGACGTTTCGATCCGGTTGAAGGACTCCGTCACCGCGAAAGATCAGCAGATCGCGGCGCTGCAGTCACGGGTCAAGGAACTCGAAACGGCGACGGGGGCAGGCGCTTCCACGCTGGACGTTTCCGAGCTGAAGAAGACGTTCTCCTCGATGAAAGCGGCCGACGCCGCGACGCTGCTGCTGACCATGTCGAGCACGAGCCAGTCCAAAGCGCTGCTCATTCTCGGCTCCATGGACGACAGCGCCCGTTCGCAGGTGCTGGCGGCGATGGCGAACCAGGACAGCAAGAAAACGGCTTCTCTCGTCAGCAAGCTGATGCCTGCGAACCCCTAAGGTTCACCAGGCGGCACAGGCACTCAATGAAAGGAGGTGAAAACAAAATGAACGCACTCGGAATCGTATCCGCGGTAAATACCGCATCGCCAACCTCAGCTTCGGCTTCGGGAACCGGGAAAACCGGGTCGTCCGGCGGTTTCGCGGGCGCGCTTGTCCAAGCCATCGGCGGAACGGCGAGCACGGGAACGGCTTCGGCAGGCAACGGAATCACGGCAGGCCTTGCAGGATTGCTCGGACTTTTCTCCGCCCCATCGGAAGACTCTTCTTCCGCAGGACTGCTCGAATTGCTCGCGGGATTGACGAAGGCATTGGACGCGCAGGATCCGAACGCGAAGCTTCCGGATGAGCTGCAAGACCAGCTCGCCGCGCTGCTTGTCATGCTTCAGAACCTGCTGAATCCGTCAGCATCCGAAATGCCGGATAATCCGCAAGATGCTTTGGCCGTTCTGACTTCGTCGATCGACGGGACCGACGCGCTGCAATCGCAATCGAACGCACAGCTCGGATGGATCGCGGCATTGAAGCAAACCGCTCAGAATTTGACGGACCGATTGGCAGCCGACTCCACGCTGGACGCCCAGGCGCCGCAAGTGAAAGAATCGCTGCAACAAGCGGTAAACGCGCTGCAGCAGCTCCAAGGCGACAAGACCGCGTCGAAGACGGCTGGCGTCGTCGAAGCGAGAACTTCGGCGGTCGACACCGCATCCGGTGCCGCGTCGACAGCGAACGCAGCGGCTGACCAGCAAAGCGGCAACGCTCCGGCGGAGGTTCAAGCCGAAGTCCGCAAAGCGGCCGTTCCTTTCCGGAATCCGGCATGGCAGTATGCGACGGCATCCTCCAAAGAAACGAACCCGCAAACGGAAGGGCAAATTCCGGCAACGGCGGTCGAAAACACGGACGCCTCGAGCCAGAACTCCGTACCGGTCTGGACTCTGCTGAAGTCGGCCGACAACTTGACGGCCGCGGCATCAACCGCGAACGCGTCGGTTCCCGCGCAAGTGCCGGTCCAGCAATTCGCCGAGCAGATGGGCAAATTCCTGGTCAAACAATTCGTCCTGACGCAAGGGCACGGGACGGCGGAGGCCAAAATCTCGCTGCATCCGGAGCATTTGGGGCAAGTGGACATCAAGATCATGATCCAGAACGGCCTGCTTACCGCGCAATTCACGGCGGAGAACGGAGCGGCCCGCGACCTGCTTGAGAATCAGATGGCTCAGCTTCGCTCCGCGCTTCAAGGACAAGGCTTGCAAGTCGACCGAATGGAAGTCGTCCAGCAATCGGCAGGAGCCGAATCCGCGGCCTTCTTCCAGCAGTTCCAGGGACGTTCGGGCTCGAATTCCCAGGGCGGCCAGTCCAGGGATCGCGGCGCCAAGGGCGTCTACGAAGACCCGGCGGCATTCGAAGCGGAACTCGACAGGACTTCGTTCCTTCGCGAGATCGGCTACGGCAGCTCGCTTAACGTAACCGCATAATCCCGCTAGGAGGTGATATTCCGGTGGCGGACATTACCGGAACGACGAACATTTGGCCGTACTATTCGGCGCAAAACGTTCAGACGGCCGCTCGCAAACCGGTGAAAGAGCTCGGCAAGGACCAGTTTTTGCAAATCCTCGTCACCCAGCTCAAAAACCAGGATCCGATGCAGCCTTTGGAGGATAAGGATTTCATCGCCCAGATGGCGCAATTCTCCTCCTTGGAACAGACGATGAACATGGCCAACAGCTTGGCCGCGCTTCGCCAATCGGCGGGCATGTCGGCCGATCTGATCGGCAAAACGGTCGGCTGGCAAGAAACGACCGAAACCGGGGTCGTCGATCGTACGGGCGTTGTCGATGCCATCATTCGGCGCGACAATGTGCAATACGTGAAAATCGGAACCTCGGAAGTGAAAATCGACGATTTGCTGTCCATTTCGGCGACGCCTGCGAACGAAACGTCAACGGCTTCGTCCAGCACGGGAGGGACCGGCAATGAGTGAACGCATGACCGTCGGGCAATTGGCGGCTACGCGCGCGGCATCTCTCCAGGGGACGCGGGCAACGGCTAAATCGGCAGGAACGCCGAACGGCGGGATTTCCTTCCGCGAACTGTTGAACCGCCAAGAACTGAAATTCAGCCATCACGCGGAGCAGCGGCTGCAGCAGAGAGGCATCGTGCTCAACACCGACCAGTTGGACAAGATCGCCGGCGCCGTAGACCAAGCGGCCGCCAAAGGAGCGAAAGACTCGCTCGTCCTGTACCGGGACATCGCGATGATCGTCAACGTGCCGAACCGTACCGTGGTAACGGCCTTGGACGGCACTTCGATGAAAGAGCATGTCTTCACGCAAATCGACAGCGCTGTCGTCGTCAGCTAGACGGAAAAGACGTTTCGTAATTGCAAGAGGGGCTGGTCCTGCCTGAAGGGGGCCCCGGGCCGCGGACCGACTGAAGCGGCCAGAAGCCAATCAATTTAGGAGGTAGGCAATTTCCATGTTGCGTTCCATGTATTCCGGCGTATCCGGCATGCGCGGCTTCCAAACGAAGCTCGACGTCATCGGCAACAACATCGCAAACGTCAATACCGTAGGATTCAAAGCAGGGCGCGTCATGTTCAAGGACATCCTGAGCCAATCGATGTCCGGCGTTACGGCTCCCGTAGAGGGAACGACCGGCGGCGTGAATGCCAAGCAAGTGGGCCTGGGCGTCGCGGTTTCCGCGATCGACACGATCCACACGCCGGGCAGTGCCATGACGACGAACGTCCCGACGGACCTTCGGATCGACGGCGACGGATTTTTCATCGTGAAACCGTCCTCCGAAAGCGACGCCAGCTACTTGACCCGCGCCGGCAACTTCACGCTCGACGCGAACCGCCAGCTGGTTAACGCCGACGGCATGCTGGTCGCTTCCTCCGAGGGAGAAGTGCCGATCCAGCTCGACGAGGCGGTTACGGCATTCTCCATTTCGCAAAGCGGCGAGATCGTTGCGATCGGCGCCGACGGCAATGCGACCGGAACCGGCACCTTCATCGGCGTCGCGAAGGTCACCAACCCGGGCGGCCTGGAGAAAGTCGGCGGCAACCTGTACCGCGTGACGGCCAACGCCAACGCGGACGGCACGTTCGAACCGACGACGGCGGCGAACGCCGAACTCGGCACGGGCGCGATCATTTCCGGCCAATTGGAAATGTCGAACGTCGACCTGACGAACGAATTCACCGAAATGATCGTCGCACAGCGCGGTTTCCAAGCGAACTCCAAAATCATCACCACTTCGGACGATATTTTGCAAGAAGTCGTCAATCTGAAACGATAATTGACGCCTCCGCCGGGAGAGGGCTAGGCCCTCTCCTCCGCGGATCGGGGGGATCTCCATGATCGCCGTCACGAGACTGAACGGCAGCCAATTCCATGTCAACGCTTTGCTGATCGAAACGGTGGAACAAACGCCGGATACGATGATTACGCTCACGACAGGCAAGAAATACATTGTTACCGAACATTCATCGGATGTGATCCGTTCCATCCGGCACTATCTGCGCAGTATCGGCATCATGGCCGCATTGACCGGCCAATCGGCGGATACGCAATCGGAGGGAGCTTCGTCATGAAGAAAATGTTACCTTGGCTCGTTTCGCTGCTGCTGGCGATCACGTTGATCGTCTCGGTGGGCGTTTACGTTTGGAACCATTACCTGAACGGCAGCGACTCCAAAGACCCGGTGGCCCAGGCGGAGGAGAGCGTGAAGGACGTTCAGGCCAAGCCGCTTTCCGCGGACGAGCTCATCAAGGTCACATCCGAGTTAACGGATATCAAAACGAACATCGCGGACACCACCTACGTCGTCGTTACCGGGTTTATCTTCCAGCTCGACAGCGAGAAGAGCAAGGAAGAGTTCGATAAAATCAAGGATATCGTGGTCAGGCCGATCATCAACCGCGCGCTGTGGGTGATGAAGCCGGAAGACCTGCAAGGAACGAAGGGCAAGGACCAGCTGTACGCGGGATTGATCAATTCGATCAACGCCGTGCTGACGGAAGGCAAAGTCACTAAGGTCGAACTGAAAGATTTCATCATGCAGCAAGTTTGACGGACGGACGACTTCCTATTCGGGGCTTTGAAAGGGGTGAGAGCAAATGGTAGACGTTTTATCGCAGAACGAGATCGACGCGCTGCTAGCGGCGCTGTCGTCCGGCGAAATGGATGCGGAAGAACTCAAAAAAGAGGATACGCAGAAAAAGGTACGCTCCTACGATTTTAAAAGGGCCGTGCGTTTTTCCAAGGATCACATCCGCAGCTTGACCCGAATCCACGAAAACTTCGCGCGTTATTTGACCACCTACTTTTCCGCCCAGCTCCGGACGTTCGTTCAGATTAACGTTGTCCAGGTGGAACAGCTGCCTTACGACGAATTCATCCGTTCCATTCCGAAAATGACGATCCTGAACATT contains:
- a CDS encoding flagellar hook capping FlgD N-terminal domain-containing protein; this encodes MADITGTTNIWPYYSAQNVQTAARKPVKELGKDQFLQILVTQLKNQDPMQPLEDKDFIAQMAQFSSLEQTMNMANSLAALRQSAGMSADLIGKTVGWQETTETGVVDRTGVVDAIIRRDNVQYVKIGTSEVKIDDLLSISATPANETSTASSSTGGTGNE
- a CDS encoding TIGR02530 family flagellar biosynthesis protein, which translates into the protein MSERMTVGQLAATRAASLQGTRATAKSAGTPNGGISFRELLNRQELKFSHHAEQRLQQRGIVLNTDQLDKIAGAVDQAAAKGAKDSLVLYRDIAMIVNVPNRTVVTALDGTSMKEHVFTQIDSAVVVS
- a CDS encoding flagellar hook-basal body complex protein, which gives rise to MLRSMYSGVSGMRGFQTKLDVIGNNIANVNTVGFKAGRVMFKDILSQSMSGVTAPVEGTTGGVNAKQVGLGVAVSAIDTIHTPGSAMTTNVPTDLRIDGDGFFIVKPSSESDASYLTRAGNFTLDANRQLVNADGMLVASSEGEVPIQLDEAVTAFSISQSGEIVAIGADGNATGTGTFIGVAKVTNPGGLEKVGGNLYRVTANANADGTFEPTTAANAELGTGAIISGQLEMSNVDLTNEFTEMIVAQRGFQANSKIITTSDDILQEVVNLKR
- a CDS encoding flagellar FlbD family protein, which gives rise to MIAVTRLNGSQFHVNALLIETVEQTPDTMITLTTGKKYIVTEHSSDVIRSIRHYLRSIGIMAALTGQSADTQSEGASS
- a CDS encoding flagellar basal body-associated FliL family protein; this encodes MKKMLPWLVSLLLAITLIVSVGVYVWNHYLNGSDSKDPVAQAEESVKDVQAKPLSADELIKVTSELTDIKTNIADTTYVVVTGFIFQLDSEKSKEEFDKIKDIVVRPIINRALWVMKPEDLQGTKGKDQLYAGLINSINAVLTEGKVTKVELKDFIMQQV